The Williamsia sp. DF01-3 genome has a window encoding:
- a CDS encoding insulinase family protein, with protein sequence MQSAHTMGLSVVIPVGTAHERPGEAGFAHLSEHLMHQHARDHLGETVEDQIVRVGGISNAQTYPFHTEYSFVIPAPAEAEIPNWIDRAIARVAPPRITSVDIECEGRIIRQEVARRMSTSPTAGFPWIDALGVLSTDFGLRHNGFSDLADIEAATPEVIENFLGRTYSPAPVAVGVAGPWSPDLMLDLLGCEEGEPETAASDAYTAAFGDLIDGPHHRQSSVATQIPMYSSIRYVPDAHGAAPESAQAHSMIAVEWANAVSPGTHWQAGLFGATMGPDHRVLIGSRPHGADLAVPQWTDTPSDLRSELFVHAQQRALDNIDKELSSTATHAAMLARDSAFGIQTWARRCAVAHTTPEEIDQYLGHARECAAGTVSSAAPIGVGRS encoded by the coding sequence GTGCAGTCCGCGCACACGATGGGACTGAGTGTGGTGATCCCGGTGGGGACCGCCCACGAGCGACCCGGAGAGGCCGGCTTCGCCCATCTGAGTGAGCATCTGATGCATCAGCACGCTCGAGATCACCTGGGCGAGACAGTCGAAGACCAGATAGTCCGTGTCGGCGGCATCTCGAACGCGCAGACCTACCCGTTTCATACCGAATACAGCTTTGTCATCCCGGCGCCCGCCGAAGCCGAGATCCCGAACTGGATCGACCGGGCGATCGCACGGGTTGCACCACCGCGCATCACGTCAGTCGACATCGAATGCGAGGGCCGGATCATCCGGCAGGAGGTGGCACGCCGTATGTCGACCTCGCCGACGGCGGGATTTCCCTGGATCGACGCACTGGGCGTGTTGTCGACGGACTTCGGACTGCGCCACAACGGATTCTCGGATCTCGCCGACATCGAAGCGGCCACGCCGGAGGTAATCGAGAACTTCCTGGGTCGCACGTACTCGCCAGCACCGGTGGCCGTGGGTGTTGCCGGGCCGTGGAGTCCCGACCTCATGCTGGATCTCCTCGGTTGTGAAGAGGGTGAACCGGAAACAGCCGCGTCGGACGCCTACACCGCGGCTTTCGGTGACCTGATCGATGGTCCGCACCATCGGCAGAGTTCTGTTGCGACCCAGATTCCCATGTACTCGTCGATTCGATACGTACCCGACGCACACGGGGCCGCCCCGGAATCGGCACAAGCGCACTCCATGATCGCGGTCGAATGGGCCAACGCGGTTTCGCCCGGAACACACTGGCAAGCAGGGCTGTTCGGCGCAACGATGGGACCGGACCACCGTGTTCTCATCGGAAGTCGGCCTCACGGCGCCGACCTCGCGGTTCCGCAGTGGACCGATACGCCCTCGGATCTACGCTCCGAGCTTTTTGTGCACGCACAGCAGCGCGCGCTGGACAACATCGACAAGGAACTGTCGAGTACGGCAACCCACGCCGCGATGCTGGCTCGAGACAGCGCATTCGGCATACAGACGTGGGCACGCCGCTGCGCCGTCGCACACACAACACCTGAAGAGATCGATCAGTACCTCGGGCATGCGCGCGAGTGTGCGGCCGGGACGGTGAGTTCGGCGGCGCCGATAGGGGTGGGTCGATCGTGA
- a CDS encoding insulinase family protein — protein sequence MTGLLTEDVLVRGNTDLMYISLVTTPAVGWGARSRLARTLTEGLHRAGIVSGRAHAGSEGIFVTATWRTDPRAVDELVSRLQTWRNTFDDNMIAPASPPTSPAELITALTFDAHDETDPTEGELTSILTTLSFEVVVGGGDCESALRSARDRICDAANTAVANGVKPKRESGRRTPRRPDVPTRRWAQVPVRSSWVRWYRFIDPPTDPGERLARSLVNVAFGGVYGSHLVDCVRRQRGLSYSPQSTLLQRDGRHLLVVDVQTTPGDENACDDAIRTALDQFAHRKLTRHSMVDSARYLIGRTIVDRDSLQSAVDERAALYEGSLDSALDTTGSPEDLVARADADTLTRTVETLYAPDGFGAVVLSPDRSNGKWVEL from the coding sequence GTGACGGGCCTGCTGACCGAGGACGTACTGGTGCGGGGCAACACCGACCTGATGTACATCTCGCTCGTGACAACACCGGCGGTGGGATGGGGTGCGCGGTCGCGTCTGGCCCGCACCCTCACCGAGGGACTTCACCGGGCCGGTATCGTTTCGGGTCGCGCCCACGCCGGCTCCGAAGGAATCTTTGTCACCGCGACGTGGCGAACGGATCCCCGCGCTGTCGATGAGCTGGTGTCCAGACTCCAAACGTGGCGAAATACGTTTGACGACAACATGATCGCACCAGCGTCTCCGCCGACCTCGCCGGCCGAACTGATCACCGCCCTGACCTTCGACGCCCACGACGAGACCGACCCCACCGAAGGTGAATTGACGTCCATCCTGACCACGCTGTCCTTCGAAGTGGTTGTCGGGGGCGGCGACTGCGAATCCGCGCTCCGCTCGGCCCGTGACCGAATCTGCGACGCGGCCAACACCGCGGTGGCGAACGGCGTGAAGCCGAAGCGGGAATCCGGGCGCCGAACACCTCGGCGGCCGGACGTGCCCACACGGCGTTGGGCCCAGGTCCCGGTCAGGTCATCGTGGGTGCGGTGGTATCGGTTCATCGACCCACCGACAGACCCCGGCGAGAGACTCGCGCGGAGCCTGGTGAATGTGGCATTCGGGGGCGTGTACGGCTCACACCTCGTCGATTGTGTTCGGCGACAGCGCGGTTTGAGCTACAGCCCTCAGTCCACGTTGTTGCAGCGCGACGGACGGCATCTGCTGGTCGTCGATGTACAGACCACGCCGGGCGATGAAAATGCCTGCGACGACGCCATCCGGACCGCTCTCGACCAGTTCGCGCATCGAAAGCTCACGCGGCACAGCATGGTGGACTCGGCGCGCTATCTGATCGGTCGCACGATCGTCGACCGTGATTCCTTGCAGTCGGCGGTGGACGAACGGGCGGCGTTATACGAAGGTTCTCTGGATTCGGCGCTGGACACCACCGGGTCGCCAGAGGATCTGGTCGCTCGCGCCGACGCCGACACACTCACGCGTACGGTCGAAACTCTCTACGCGCCAGATGGGTTCGGTGCTGTGGTGCTCTCACCTGACCGCTCCAATGGAAAGTGGGTTGAATTGTGA
- a CDS encoding LLM class flavin-dependent oxidoreductase, producing MNSNIGIMYPEMPVAIGPVVPYAEAARRGGHRLWFGHSSTVDSHLTMAALAGRGYPLQFGSAVALYPLFQPHGFAVQSQSVGRLTGQTYVAGIGPGSAQLQQSLYGAPMKAPVSSAQKFLDQVKEIIPGPLQTGPADGPERVDKMFGSVETGLGVLRPSMARCAGRAAEWAITWLTPAGYLENVLIPEMRQSAAQHDRPAPRVAAVVHMAIRRPGRDPQKLAHAAVGAHLSAPHYTDMLRQGGVAVDQSDPWAGAGELVSSGTYLYGSADELVESVADLHRSGVHEVVLNVFGVAKLHGAGQAVEDLEEILAALHAKSSARLTIPEYAIPRMSARSTGVVA from the coding sequence GTGAACTCGAACATCGGAATCATGTATCCGGAGATGCCTGTTGCCATCGGTCCGGTGGTGCCGTACGCGGAGGCGGCCCGCAGAGGCGGTCATCGTCTGTGGTTCGGGCACTCATCGACCGTCGATTCCCATCTCACGATGGCTGCGCTGGCCGGCCGGGGATATCCGCTCCAATTCGGCAGTGCTGTGGCGCTTTATCCCCTTTTTCAGCCTCACGGATTTGCTGTCCAATCCCAATCGGTGGGGCGGCTGACCGGCCAGACCTACGTGGCCGGGATCGGTCCGGGAAGTGCGCAGTTGCAGCAGAGCCTCTATGGCGCGCCGATGAAGGCGCCGGTCAGTTCGGCGCAAAAGTTCTTGGATCAGGTGAAAGAGATCATTCCCGGACCTCTGCAGACGGGTCCGGCTGACGGCCCGGAGCGGGTCGACAAGATGTTCGGCTCGGTCGAAACCGGGTTAGGAGTTCTTCGTCCGAGTATGGCCCGGTGTGCCGGGCGGGCCGCGGAATGGGCGATCACCTGGCTCACTCCAGCCGGGTACCTGGAGAATGTCCTGATCCCCGAGATGCGGCAGAGCGCAGCACAACACGACCGACCCGCGCCTCGAGTCGCCGCTGTTGTCCACATGGCCATCCGCCGTCCGGGGCGAGATCCGCAGAAGCTCGCACATGCCGCGGTCGGAGCTCACCTGAGCGCGCCGCACTACACCGACATGCTCCGACAGGGTGGTGTGGCCGTCGATCAATCCGATCCGTGGGCGGGCGCCGGTGAACTGGTCTCGTCCGGGACCTACTTGTACGGGTCTGCTGACGAACTCGTCGAGTCGGTCGCCGACCTGCACCGGAGTGGCGTGCACGAGGTTGTCCTGAACGTCTTCGGTGTCGCCAAACTCCATGGCGCCGGCCAGGCGGTCGAGGATCTCGAGGAGATCCTGGCTGCGCTCCACGCCAAATCATCTGCGCGCCTGACGATCCCCGAGTACGCGATCCCGCGGATGTCTGCCCGATCCACCGGGGTGGTTGCCTGA
- a CDS encoding flavoprotein: MDGADPQSYRIDGLAERRIVVMATGALGSAFLHSWLGWLRSTSPSTQVRVVLTPAALQFVGLGTIRGFGYEPVIDSWQDNEHRPIHVDLTQWAQGYLVHPATMNFVSRLSAGLCDSPAMLAIQGSTSPVVVAASAPPGFTQTPIWHRHRRALEDRPNVELLAPMKGFSVSDPDLEGLPPVLFPIAAQALSSALADQSQLEGSE; the protein is encoded by the coding sequence ATGGACGGCGCGGACCCACAGTCGTACCGGATCGACGGTCTCGCCGAACGCCGGATCGTGGTGATGGCTACGGGAGCGCTCGGCTCGGCCTTCCTGCACTCGTGGTTGGGATGGTTGCGCTCGACATCCCCGTCCACGCAGGTCCGGGTGGTTCTCACCCCCGCCGCCCTGCAGTTCGTCGGGCTGGGCACCATCCGAGGGTTTGGGTACGAACCGGTGATCGACAGCTGGCAGGACAACGAGCACCGGCCGATTCACGTGGATCTCACACAGTGGGCGCAGGGGTATCTCGTTCACCCGGCCACCATGAACTTCGTGTCCAGACTCTCTGCCGGACTCTGTGATTCGCCGGCGATGCTGGCCATTCAGGGCAGTACCTCCCCGGTGGTGGTGGCCGCCTCGGCGCCACCGGGTTTCACCCAGACACCGATATGGCATCGGCATCGCCGAGCCCTGGAGGATCGTCCCAACGTCGAGTTGCTGGCGCCGATGAAGGGCTTCAGCGTGAGCGATCCGGATCTGGAGGGCTTGCCGCCGGTGCTGTTTCCAATTGCAGCGCAGGCGTTGTCGTCCGCACTGGCCGATCAGTCCCAGCTGGAGGGCTCGGAATGA
- a CDS encoding ABC transporter ATP-binding protein — MRSQTSMNVLDSSRTGSTSVRVDGLTMRYGTTDVLKDVGFEIPSGQKVAVLGPNGAGKSTLIEILEGLRKPSGGNVSVLGHRPDDAPEQWRSRLGVVLQAWRDHGTWKIGDFLRYISAAHRAAGVANLWPVDELLEAVELGDRANQQIRSLSGGQRRRVDVAAALISRPELLFLDEPTTGFDPEIRQSFYELVRSLAHSTTIIWATHNLYEAEEMCERIIILNHGRVVADGSPTELRATLASTSTVSWMSEQGPRRRVVADSDSLVRELVTGPERAWNLEVQRGTLEQVYLSIVRENNTAEEV; from the coding sequence ATGAGAAGTCAGACGTCCATGAACGTCCTCGATTCGAGTCGAACCGGATCGACGAGCGTTCGCGTAGACGGACTCACCATGCGTTATGGCACAACCGATGTGCTGAAAGACGTGGGGTTCGAGATCCCTTCCGGCCAAAAAGTCGCCGTACTGGGCCCCAACGGTGCTGGGAAGAGCACTCTGATCGAGATCCTCGAGGGTCTGCGAAAGCCGTCCGGGGGCAACGTATCCGTGCTGGGCCACCGCCCCGACGATGCGCCCGAGCAGTGGCGGTCGCGCCTCGGCGTGGTGCTGCAGGCGTGGCGGGATCACGGGACGTGGAAGATCGGTGACTTCCTGCGGTACATCAGTGCGGCCCATCGGGCAGCGGGTGTGGCGAATCTCTGGCCGGTGGACGAGTTGCTCGAAGCAGTCGAACTGGGCGACCGCGCGAATCAGCAGATCCGATCCCTCTCGGGAGGTCAACGCCGTCGGGTCGACGTCGCCGCCGCACTGATCAGCCGACCGGAACTGCTCTTTCTCGACGAGCCGACAACAGGTTTCGATCCGGAGATCCGGCAGTCGTTCTACGAACTGGTCCGAAGCCTGGCGCACTCCACGACGATCATCTGGGCCACACACAATCTGTACGAAGCCGAAGAGATGTGCGAGCGCATCATCATCCTGAATCACGGTCGGGTGGTGGCCGACGGGAGTCCGACCGAACTACGCGCCACGCTGGCCTCGACCAGCACCGTGTCGTGGATGTCAGAGCAGGGTCCACGGCGTCGTGTGGTCGCGGACTCCGATTCGCTGGTGCGCGAACTGGTCACGGGCCCCGAGCGGGCCTGGAATCTAGAGGTTCAGCGCGGCACCCTCGAGCAGGTGTACCTGTCGATCGTGCGCGAGAACAACACAGCCGAGGAGGTCTGA
- a CDS encoding ABC transporter permease: MTTIASRAGAGSLGVVKFGALQAKVELVIRFTRPSALGHLIVPIALVLIFTNVDVSDVLGGQGAVGMLAGIAAASLFVGGFVGICGELVSEQDDGTMLRVRTLPYGLAGHLIGKTLSLLVTGVVTALLILIPAHIFVAPILPGTVAGWVALAGVAALTLFATVPIGAVAGSLVKSPLAIFPISLVAYALMSVSGIFFSIGDLPDWLTVPIKFFPVYWLGLLSRVTLVPGTTFDGVGQVVLAIGVPVAWAVLGLVLAPRALRVMTRRQSGARLEALAQRRAARGY; encoded by the coding sequence ATGACAACAATCGCTTCGCGAGCGGGCGCCGGCAGTCTCGGTGTGGTGAAGTTCGGGGCGTTGCAGGCCAAGGTGGAACTGGTCATCCGCTTCACCCGGCCGAGCGCACTGGGTCACCTGATCGTTCCGATCGCCTTGGTCCTGATCTTCACGAACGTGGACGTCAGCGATGTCCTGGGTGGGCAAGGCGCCGTCGGGATGCTCGCCGGGATCGCGGCCGCGTCGCTGTTCGTCGGTGGATTCGTCGGGATCTGCGGGGAGCTCGTCTCCGAACAGGACGACGGAACCATGCTCAGGGTCCGGACGCTGCCCTACGGGCTCGCAGGGCATCTGATCGGAAAGACGTTGAGTCTGTTGGTGACCGGTGTGGTGACCGCGTTGCTGATCCTCATCCCAGCCCACATTTTCGTCGCCCCGATCCTGCCCGGGACGGTCGCGGGATGGGTCGCGTTGGCCGGTGTCGCGGCGTTGACGTTGTTCGCGACCGTGCCCATCGGTGCCGTCGCCGGAAGCCTGGTGAAGTCGCCGCTGGCGATCTTCCCGATCTCGTTGGTGGCGTATGCCCTGATGTCGGTGTCGGGCATCTTCTTCTCCATCGGGGACCTCCCGGATTGGCTGACGGTTCCCATCAAGTTCTTCCCGGTCTACTGGCTGGGATTGTTGTCACGGGTGACGCTGGTCCCCGGCACCACGTTCGACGGTGTCGGACAGGTGGTGCTGGCGATCGGGGTACCCGTGGCGTGGGCGGTGCTGGGGCTTGTCCTGGCGCCGCGGGCGTTGCGGGTGATGACCCGCCGCCAGTCAGGTGCTCGCCTGGAAGCCCTCGCGCAGCGTCGTGCCGCGCGGGGCTACTGA
- a CDS encoding TraR/DksA C4-type zinc finger protein, producing MNHDLDRKALVDERAATLALIETMSARLRSVVEAGADASSDDEHDPEGSTLAFERGQLVAQVARSKARLTEIDAAMARLGLGTYGICEQCGNEIGEARLEALPAARLCITCASRSQSRQW from the coding sequence ATGAATCACGACCTCGATCGCAAGGCCCTGGTCGACGAACGCGCGGCGACGCTGGCGCTGATCGAGACCATGTCGGCGCGGCTGCGGTCGGTGGTGGAGGCCGGCGCCGATGCGAGTTCCGACGACGAACATGATCCGGAAGGTTCCACCCTCGCATTCGAACGCGGACAACTGGTTGCGCAGGTGGCCCGCTCGAAGGCACGGCTGACGGAGATCGATGCCGCGATGGCGCGGCTCGGACTGGGAACCTATGGCATCTGCGAACAGTGCGGGAACGAGATCGGCGAAGCCCGGCTCGAAGCCCTCCCCGCCGCCCGTCTGTGCATCACCTGCGCTTCGCGATCCCAATCGAGGCAATGGTGA
- a CDS encoding nitroreductase/quinone reductase family protein, which yields MNTFQKVAGAVNKVVVAAMKAPGVDKVAGGSMLMLTYTGRKSGKTFSLPVSYKQRGDELLIGVALPDKKNWWRNFSGEGGPVTVTLHGAERTGHAISRRNDRGQVSVKVTLDDKSA from the coding sequence GTGAACACATTCCAGAAGGTCGCCGGCGCGGTCAACAAAGTTGTCGTCGCGGCGATGAAGGCGCCCGGGGTCGACAAGGTCGCCGGCGGATCGATGCTGATGCTCACCTACACGGGCCGTAAGTCGGGAAAGACTTTCAGTCTGCCGGTGAGCTACAAGCAGCGGGGTGACGAGTTGCTCATCGGCGTTGCGCTCCCCGACAAGAAGAACTGGTGGCGGAACTTCTCCGGCGAGGGCGGCCCTGTGACGGTGACGCTTCACGGCGCGGAACGAACCGGGCACGCGATCAGTCGGCGGAACGATCGCGGCCAGGTCTCGGTGAAGGTGACGCTGGACGACAAAAGCGCCTGA
- a CDS encoding DoxX family protein: MASAQKRSTLDIGLLALRVGVGGTLFAHGTQKLFGWFGGHGLDATAGAFDGMGFKPAKPSAAVAGISEAGGALIAIGAATPVAAAGAVGAMIGAAAVHKPAGFFATAGGYEYPATLGLAAAALALTGPGKYSVDAALGHRLNTSRVAIGALAAAGAGAGYVVARRQKAVAQASAAADSTETA, from the coding sequence ATGGCATCTGCACAAAAACGGTCCACCTTGGACATCGGTCTGTTGGCACTGCGAGTCGGCGTGGGCGGCACCCTGTTCGCCCACGGCACCCAGAAACTCTTCGGCTGGTTCGGCGGACACGGCCTCGACGCCACCGCCGGCGCGTTCGACGGGATGGGGTTCAAGCCGGCCAAGCCCTCTGCTGCCGTCGCGGGTATCAGCGAAGCCGGGGGAGCGCTCATCGCAATCGGAGCTGCCACTCCTGTGGCCGCCGCCGGTGCTGTCGGTGCGATGATCGGCGCGGCCGCGGTGCACAAGCCGGCCGGCTTCTTCGCGACCGCAGGTGGCTACGAATACCCGGCCACGCTGGGCCTTGCCGCCGCAGCGCTGGCTCTCACCGGACCGGGCAAGTACTCCGTCGACGCGGCTCTCGGGCATCGCCTCAACACCAGCCGAGTGGCCATCGGCGCCTTGGCGGCTGCGGGTGCCGGAGCAGGATATGTGGTGGCCCGGCGTCAGAAGGCCGTCGCGCAGGCGTCTGCTGCAGCGGACTCCACCGAGACCGCTTAG
- a CDS encoding alpha/beta fold hydrolase translates to MWDVDVRAKNNVKIVGRDGGPTIVLAHGFGCDQNLWRLVTERLVADYRVVLFDHVGAGASDPSAWDAERYSTLDAYAEDVLALVEGLDLRDVVFVGHSVASMIGVLAVAADPSRFAKLVLLTPSPRYVDDESDGYRGGFTRADIDELLESLEANYLGWSQTMAPNIMGNPDRPQLGGELTESFCRTDPAKALVFARTTFLSDNREDLARVSIPTLVIECARDSLAPRHVGAYVHERIDGSELVTLDASGHCPQLSAPEATTEAITAFAGHR, encoded by the coding sequence ATGTGGGACGTGGATGTGCGTGCCAAGAACAATGTGAAGATCGTCGGGCGGGACGGTGGCCCGACGATCGTGTTGGCACACGGTTTCGGATGCGATCAGAATCTGTGGCGGTTGGTCACCGAACGACTGGTCGCGGACTACCGCGTTGTGCTCTTCGACCATGTCGGAGCCGGCGCCTCGGACCCCTCGGCGTGGGACGCCGAGCGCTATTCCACACTCGATGCCTACGCCGAGGACGTTCTCGCCTTGGTCGAAGGTCTCGACCTGCGCGACGTCGTGTTCGTCGGCCACTCCGTCGCTTCGATGATCGGTGTCCTCGCCGTCGCGGCCGATCCGAGCAGGTTCGCCAAACTCGTGCTCCTCACTCCTTCGCCGCGGTATGTGGACGACGAGTCCGACGGCTACCGGGGCGGATTCACTCGGGCCGACATCGATGAACTGCTCGAGTCGCTGGAAGCCAACTACCTGGGGTGGTCGCAGACCATGGCCCCGAACATCATGGGCAATCCCGATCGGCCCCAGCTCGGCGGCGAACTGACCGAGAGTTTCTGCCGCACCGATCCGGCCAAGGCGCTTGTGTTCGCGCGCACCACCTTCCTGTCCGACAACCGTGAGGACCTCGCGCGGGTGAGCATTCCGACCCTCGTCATCGAGTGCGCCAGGGACTCGCTGGCCCCGCGCCACGTCGGCGCCTATGTTCACGAACGCATCGACGGGAGTGAACTGGTGACACTCGACGCGAGCGGCCACTGTCCTCAGCTCAGTGCGCCTGAGGCCACCACGGAGGCAATCACCGCGTTTGCCGGCCACCGCTGA
- a CDS encoding XdhC/CoxI family protein: MQDVLTDLMTIWRSGGTAGVGTVVRTFRSAPRPPGASMVVASDGTVSGSVSGGCVEGAVYELATDSTRTGIPVLQRYGITDDDAFAVGLTCGGVIDVFAEAVSQQTFPELGDVADHIEHHRPVAVATVIDHTDTDEVGRRLIITPEKVSGTLGSDRMDSAVVDDARGLLVAGRSEVLTYGPDGQRRGEGMSVFVSSFAPRPRMLVFGAIDFAAAVAEQGSFLGYRVTVCDARSVFATSARFPTADEVIVDWPHRYLAGQVEADALDARSVICVLTHDPKFDVPLLEVALRIPDVGYIGAMGSRRTHDDRVERLRAAGLTDDELSRLASPIGLDLGARTPEETAVSIAAEIIARRWGGAGRPLSQTDGRIHHE, encoded by the coding sequence ATGCAGGATGTGCTGACGGATCTGATGACGATCTGGCGTTCGGGCGGGACGGCCGGTGTGGGAACCGTTGTGCGGACCTTTCGTTCGGCCCCGCGACCGCCAGGCGCATCGATGGTGGTCGCTTCGGACGGAACGGTGAGCGGTTCGGTGTCGGGTGGATGTGTGGAAGGCGCCGTCTACGAACTCGCAACCGACTCGACGCGCACCGGCATTCCTGTGCTGCAGCGTTACGGGATCACCGACGACGACGCATTTGCCGTGGGCCTGACGTGCGGCGGTGTGATCGACGTGTTCGCCGAGGCCGTTTCACAGCAAACGTTTCCCGAACTCGGCGACGTCGCCGACCATATCGAGCACCATCGGCCCGTGGCAGTCGCGACCGTGATCGACCACACCGACACCGACGAGGTGGGACGCCGGCTGATCATCACGCCGGAGAAGGTCAGCGGCACACTGGGGTCGGACCGGATGGACAGCGCTGTCGTCGACGACGCACGCGGGCTGCTTGTTGCCGGACGCAGTGAGGTCCTCACCTATGGCCCCGATGGCCAGCGCCGCGGCGAAGGTATGTCGGTGTTCGTCTCCAGCTTCGCGCCGCGGCCGAGGATGCTGGTGTTCGGCGCGATCGACTTCGCGGCGGCCGTCGCCGAGCAGGGTTCGTTCCTCGGATATCGCGTCACCGTCTGCGACGCGCGTTCGGTGTTCGCCACGTCCGCACGGTTTCCGACCGCGGACGAGGTGATCGTCGACTGGCCGCACCGGTATCTCGCCGGGCAGGTGGAGGCCGATGCACTCGATGCGCGCAGTGTCATCTGCGTTCTCACCCATGACCCGAAGTTCGATGTGCCGCTACTCGAAGTCGCTTTGCGCATACCGGATGTCGGGTACATCGGTGCCATGGGGTCACGCCGCACCCACGACGACCGGGTCGAGCGTTTGCGGGCAGCAGGCCTCACCGACGACGAACTGAGTCGGCTCGCCAGTCCCATCGGGCTCGATCTGGGAGCCCGCACCCCGGAAGAGACGGCGGTCTCGATCGCCGCCGAGATCATCGCCCGCCGCTGGGGCGGAGCCGGCCGGCCACTGTCGCAGACCGACGGCCGTATCCACCACGAGTGA